In Rhodanobacter denitrificans, a single window of DNA contains:
- a CDS encoding N-acetylmuramoyl-L-alanine amidase, which translates to MRDPFALPRQLRRAALLALLALLAACAPLPPRNPLATWVPSPNHDIRRPVLIVLHYTQQQSVQQSLDTLRTANSGGPVSSHYLIGADGHIYQLVSDQLRAWHGGPGHWGTITDINSASIGIELDNDGATPFAQPQIDSLLRLLTDLTDRLRIPRTQVIGHQDFAPTRKDDPGPLFPWPRLAAAGFGRWPQGVLADPPAGFDPWMALGLVGYPLEDRAAAVRAFHHHYRSMQGDTLDAEDLRILYNLAQQIESSGDGN; encoded by the coding sequence ATGCGTGATCCGTTCGCCCTGCCCCGCCAGCTGCGCCGCGCGGCCCTGCTGGCGCTGCTCGCGCTGCTCGCCGCCTGCGCGCCGCTGCCGCCGCGCAACCCGCTGGCGACCTGGGTGCCGTCGCCGAACCACGACATCCGCCGGCCGGTGCTGATCGTGCTGCACTACACCCAGCAGCAGTCGGTGCAGCAGAGCCTGGACACCCTGCGCACGGCGAACAGCGGCGGGCCGGTGAGCTCGCATTACCTGATCGGCGCCGACGGCCACATCTACCAGCTGGTATCCGACCAGTTGCGCGCGTGGCATGGCGGCCCCGGGCACTGGGGCACGATCACCGACATCAATTCCGCCTCGATCGGTATCGAACTGGACAACGACGGCGCCACGCCGTTCGCGCAACCGCAGATCGACAGCCTGCTGCGCCTGCTGACCGACCTCACCGACCGCCTGCGTATCCCGCGCACACAGGTCATCGGCCACCAGGATTTCGCGCCCACCCGCAAGGACGATCCGGGCCCGCTGTTCCCGTGGCCGCGGCTGGCCGCCGCCGGTTTCGGGCGGTGGCCGCAAGGCGTGCTGGCCGATCCGCCCGCCGGCTTTGATCCGTGGATGGCACTGGGCCTGGTCGGCTACCCGCTGGAGGATCGCGCGGCCGCGGTGCGGGCGTTCCACCACCATTACCGCAGCATGCAGGGCGACACGCTCGATGCCGAGGACCTGCGCATCCTGTACAACCTCGCGCAACAGATCGAGTCCAGCGGCGACGGGAACTGA
- a CDS encoding efflux RND transporter permease subunit: protein MSDHLPPMPPRAASLMNRIVGASLAQRFLIALLVLVLIGAGVHALHRLPVDAYPDLSPPSVEIITQWPGHTAEEVERLITVPAERGLTGIPKTDNTRSISLYGLSVVTLTFNNGTDNYFARQEVFNRLGDLGLPDGVKPSVSPLSSPSGLIYRYVLQSSDRSPMELKTFEDWVVEPQYRTVAGVADDSGFGGGSMQYQVLLDPAKIAGVGLTAQQVQAALAANNGNAGGGFYSQGGQFYYVRSVGRLQTLEDIGNVVLAVHDGNPVLVKDVGRVVIGIAPRLGQFGFEKQDDAVEGVISLRTGEKTQDVLQRVEAKTKELNEQILPKDIKVHPFYDRSDLVAVTTQVVKDNLLRGMLLVVVVLIFFLYDVRAGLIVAVTIPLSLLVAFIGLDLQGASANLLSIGAIDFGILVDAAVVMVENIYRQLADREGTKFNVIEVIRDAAAEVDRPLFYAVAVIVVSFLPIYVLSGPSGALFKPMADTMVFALVGSLVITLTLLPVLCSWFMRKGVRERRNRAFEAIKSVYIKGLDFCLARVWLTTLASALLLGLSLLLIPRIGAEFMPHLDEGALWVRATMPYTISLDESAKIAPQIRDILRSFPEVTTVASELGRPDDGTNSTGFFNVEFYVGLKPYAQWTGAYRTKAELTAAINRKLQTFPGITFNYTQPAEDAVDEAETGLKSALAVKVFGADLDTLQQKGKAIKHVLEQVRGIHDVTLVQELGQPSLSIRINRAAIARYGLNVDDINGLIQTAIGGDVATQVIQGEKQFDLVVRLDHQYRDNPQEIGNILVATPGGQQLPLKEFADIRVTNGASFIYRQDNSRYIGVQFSVEGRDLAGAVEDAIGQVDAKVKLARGYRLDWGGEYKEYTASRAQLNLIVPLTVGLIFLLLFTLYSNFKFPFITVLGVVLSAPAGGIIALWLTGTPFSVSSGIGFLALFGVSVQTAVVYISYVNELRRNGVGVAEAIREGAILRLRPIMMTALVAALGLLPAALATGVGTDTQRPFALVIVSGLFTRLLISVFLMPALYAIVARPGDRLEV from the coding sequence ATGAGCGACCATCTGCCGCCCATGCCGCCGCGCGCGGCGTCGCTGATGAACCGGATCGTCGGTGCCTCGTTGGCGCAACGCTTCCTGATCGCCTTGCTGGTGCTCGTGCTGATCGGCGCCGGCGTGCATGCGCTGCATCGCCTGCCGGTGGATGCCTATCCGGACCTGTCGCCGCCCAGCGTCGAGATCATCACGCAGTGGCCGGGGCATACCGCCGAGGAAGTGGAGCGGCTGATCACGGTGCCGGCCGAGCGAGGCCTGACCGGCATTCCGAAAACCGACAACACCCGCTCGATTTCGTTGTACGGGCTGTCGGTGGTGACGCTCACGTTCAACAACGGCACCGACAACTATTTCGCACGCCAGGAAGTGTTCAACCGGCTGGGCGATCTCGGTCTTCCTGACGGGGTGAAACCGTCGGTGTCGCCACTGTCGTCGCCGTCGGGGCTGATCTATCGCTACGTGCTGCAAAGCTCCGATCGCTCGCCGATGGAGCTGAAGACGTTCGAGGACTGGGTGGTCGAGCCGCAGTACCGCACCGTGGCCGGGGTGGCCGACGACTCCGGTTTCGGCGGCGGCAGCATGCAGTACCAGGTGCTGCTCGATCCGGCGAAGATCGCCGGGGTCGGGCTTACCGCGCAGCAGGTGCAGGCCGCGCTGGCCGCCAACAACGGCAATGCCGGCGGCGGCTTCTACTCGCAGGGCGGGCAGTTCTATTACGTTCGCAGCGTCGGCCGCCTGCAGACGCTGGAGGACATCGGCAACGTGGTGCTGGCGGTGCACGACGGCAACCCGGTGCTGGTCAAGGATGTCGGTCGCGTGGTGATCGGCATCGCGCCGCGGCTGGGCCAGTTCGGCTTCGAGAAGCAGGACGACGCGGTGGAGGGCGTGATCTCGCTGCGCACCGGCGAGAAGACCCAGGACGTGCTGCAGCGGGTCGAGGCGAAGACCAAGGAACTCAACGAGCAGATCCTGCCGAAGGACATCAAGGTCCACCCGTTCTACGACCGCAGCGACCTCGTCGCGGTGACCACCCAGGTGGTCAAGGACAACCTGCTGCGCGGCATGCTGCTGGTCGTGGTGGTGCTGATCTTCTTCCTGTACGACGTGCGCGCCGGGCTGATCGTCGCGGTCACCATTCCGCTGTCGCTGCTGGTCGCCTTCATCGGCCTGGATCTGCAGGGTGCATCGGCCAACCTGTTGTCGATCGGTGCGATCGACTTCGGCATCCTGGTCGATGCGGCGGTGGTGATGGTGGAGAACATTTATCGCCAGCTCGCCGATCGCGAGGGAACGAAGTTCAACGTCATCGAGGTGATCCGCGATGCGGCCGCCGAGGTCGACCGTCCGTTGTTCTATGCGGTGGCGGTGATCGTGGTCAGCTTCCTGCCGATCTATGTGCTGTCCGGCCCGTCCGGCGCGCTGTTCAAGCCGATGGCGGACACCATGGTGTTCGCGCTGGTCGGTTCGCTGGTGATCACCCTGACCCTGTTGCCGGTGCTGTGCTCGTGGTTCATGCGCAAGGGCGTGCGCGAGCGCCGCAACCGCGCGTTCGAGGCGATCAAGTCGGTCTACATCAAGGGGCTGGATTTCTGCCTGGCCCGCGTGTGGCTGACCACGCTCGCCTCCGCGCTGCTGCTGGGCCTGTCGCTGCTGCTGATTCCGCGCATCGGTGCGGAGTTCATGCCGCACCTGGATGAAGGCGCACTGTGGGTGCGCGCGACCATGCCGTACACCATCTCGCTCGACGAGTCGGCGAAGATCGCGCCGCAGATCCGCGACATCCTCCGGTCGTTCCCCGAGGTCACCACGGTCGCATCGGAACTGGGCCGGCCCGACGACGGCACCAACTCGACCGGCTTCTTCAATGTCGAGTTCTATGTCGGCCTCAAGCCATATGCGCAGTGGACGGGCGCGTACCGGACCAAGGCCGAGCTGACCGCAGCGATCAACCGGAAGCTGCAGACATTTCCCGGCATCACCTTCAACTACACCCAGCCGGCCGAGGACGCGGTGGACGAGGCGGAGACCGGCCTGAAGAGCGCGCTGGCGGTGAAGGTGTTCGGTGCGGACCTGGACACGCTGCAGCAGAAGGGCAAGGCGATCAAGCATGTGCTCGAGCAGGTGCGCGGCATCCATGACGTGACCCTGGTGCAGGAGCTCGGCCAGCCCAGCCTGAGCATCAGGATCAATCGCGCCGCGATCGCCCGTTACGGCTTGAACGTGGACGACATCAACGGCCTGATCCAGACCGCGATCGGCGGCGATGTGGCGACCCAGGTGATCCAGGGCGAAAAGCAGTTCGACCTGGTCGTGCGCCTGGATCACCAGTATCGCGACAACCCCCAGGAAATCGGCAACATCCTGGTGGCGACGCCGGGCGGCCAGCAACTGCCGCTGAAGGAATTCGCCGATATCCGGGTGACCAACGGCGCCTCCTTCATCTACCGGCAGGACAACTCGCGCTACATCGGCGTGCAGTTCTCGGTCGAAGGACGCGACCTCGCCGGTGCGGTGGAGGATGCGATCGGCCAGGTCGATGCGAAGGTGAAGCTGGCGCGGGGCTACCGGCTGGACTGGGGCGGCGAGTACAAGGAATACACCGCCTCGCGCGCGCAATTGAACCTGATCGTGCCGCTGACGGTGGGGCTGATCTTCCTGCTGCTGTTCACCCTCTACAGCAACTTCAAGTTTCCCTTCATCACCGTGCTCGGCGTGGTGCTTTCGGCGCCGGCCGGCGGCATCATCGCGCTGTGGCTGACCGGCACGCCGTTCTCGGTGTCGTCGGGCATCGGCTTCCTGGCGCTGTTCGGCGTCTCGGTGCAGACCGCGGTGGTGTACATCTCCTACGTCAACGAACTGCGCCGCAACGGGGTCGGCGTGGCCGAGGCGATCCGCGAAGGCGCGATCCTGCGCCTGCGCCCGATCATGATGACCGCGCTGGTGGCCGCGCTCGGTCTGCTGCCGGCGGCGCTGGCCACCGGCGTCGGCACCGACACCCAGCGGCCGTTCGCGCTGGTCATCGTCAGCGGCCTGTTCACCCGCCTGCTGATCAGCGTGTTCCTGATGCCGGCGCTGTACGCGATCGTGGCGCGGCCGGGCGACCGGCTGGAGGTGTAG
- a CDS encoding efflux RND transporter periplasmic adaptor subunit translates to MLALSALLGVAGCSSKAEPQQAAAGTPQNVTMTPSQRQHIHLLTLAPTSFHRAIETTGVVDFDNDQATSVLAPFSGPVARLLVAPGDKVHRGQPLALVDSADFSAAISAYRKALISAQNARRLADADKDLVQHEGVSRREAEQAQTDAASAEADRDAALQALVALDVDAGTLKAIQAGRTVARAQGIIRAPIAGTVVEKLITPGQLLQAGTTPCFTVADLSKVWVMAQVSAAELATIRVGDPAQVDSGTPGVELPGTVDHIAAVVNPDTRAVAARIVVANPAGVLRKQMYVRVRIQSRQAGQGLLMPVSAMLRDDDNLPFAYVVQHDGSFARRHVTLGPRIGDQYEVSDGLKPGDRIVVDGGLFVQFMQNQ, encoded by the coding sequence GTGCTCGCACTGAGCGCGCTGCTTGGCGTGGCCGGCTGTTCCTCGAAGGCGGAGCCGCAGCAAGCGGCTGCCGGCACGCCGCAGAACGTGACGATGACGCCGTCGCAGCGCCAGCATATCCATCTGCTCACGCTTGCGCCGACCAGCTTTCATCGCGCGATCGAAACCACTGGCGTGGTGGATTTCGACAACGACCAGGCAACCAGCGTGCTGGCGCCATTCTCCGGGCCGGTGGCGCGACTGCTGGTGGCGCCCGGCGACAAGGTGCATCGGGGTCAGCCGCTGGCGCTGGTCGACTCGGCGGATTTCTCTGCCGCGATCAGTGCGTACCGCAAGGCCTTGATCAGCGCGCAGAACGCACGCCGGCTGGCCGACGCGGACAAGGACCTGGTACAGCACGAAGGCGTGTCGCGGCGCGAGGCCGAGCAGGCGCAGACCGATGCCGCCAGTGCCGAGGCCGATCGGGACGCCGCGCTGCAGGCGCTGGTGGCGCTGGATGTCGACGCCGGCACGCTCAAGGCGATCCAGGCGGGCCGAACGGTGGCGCGCGCGCAGGGCATCATTCGCGCGCCGATCGCCGGCACCGTGGTGGAAAAGCTGATCACGCCGGGGCAGCTGCTGCAGGCGGGCACCACGCCGTGTTTCACCGTGGCGGATCTGTCGAAAGTGTGGGTGATGGCGCAGGTGTCGGCCGCCGAGCTGGCGACGATTCGCGTGGGTGATCCGGCGCAGGTCGACAGCGGCACGCCGGGCGTCGAGTTGCCGGGTACGGTGGACCATATCGCCGCGGTGGTGAACCCGGATACCCGCGCGGTTGCCGCGCGCATCGTGGTGGCGAATCCCGCTGGCGTGCTGCGCAAGCAGATGTACGTGCGCGTGAGGATCCAGTCGCGCCAGGCCGGCCAGGGTCTTCTGATGCCGGTGTCGGCGATGCTGCGCGACGACGATAACCTGCCGTTCGCGTATGTCGTGCAGCACGATGGCAGCTTCGCGCGGCGGCACGTGACGCTGGGTCCGCGCATCGGCGATCAGTACGAAGTCAGTGACGGGCTCAAGCCCGGCGACCGGATCGTGGTCGATGGCGGCCTCTTCGTGCAGTTCATGCAGAACCAATGA
- a CDS encoding efflux transporter outer membrane subunit, with the protein MTRRVPSASCATGSSLRHLLAAVAALAIAGCAVGPDFHKPAAPGAGSLSAGSPPTTTGVANIAGGQAQQFVSGGDIPADWWTLFHSPALNALIEQSLAHNPDLKAAQAALAVARESTEAGRGAYYPSVTAGVSASREQDPPGALAPVPSNNAFLYNLFTPQVSVSYVPDVFGRNRRTVESLMAQQQAVRFQMIAARITLSSNVVAAAVQQASLRAQIEATRELVGINTSMVDILKYRLDKGYAGRLDLAAQEAQLAQVKAALPPLLTQLAQQDHLLAVLAGRFPGEALTENFDLASLHLPQQLPVSLPSALVAQRPDVRQAEANMHAASAQVGVAIANRLPNISLTANAGSTALAIHQLFKSGTGFWSLGADLAAPIFQGGSLRHQERAARATYVEASEQYRSTVLTAFQNVADTLAALQHDAEGLQAAATAADAAKLTLDLSQRQYKDGYAGYLSLLSAEQGYQQARIALVQAQASRYTDTAALFHALGGGWWHDADNEPAGAAPAPLSASDHARTNRDSDEK; encoded by the coding sequence ATGACCCGGCGAGTGCCGTCGGCGTCGTGCGCGACGGGGTCATCCCTGCGGCATCTGCTTGCCGCCGTCGCCGCATTGGCGATCGCCGGTTGCGCGGTGGGTCCGGATTTTCACAAGCCGGCCGCGCCGGGCGCCGGCAGCCTGAGCGCCGGTTCGCCGCCGACCACCACAGGCGTTGCGAACATCGCGGGCGGGCAGGCCCAGCAGTTCGTCTCCGGCGGCGATATTCCGGCCGACTGGTGGACGCTGTTTCATTCGCCGGCGCTGAATGCGCTGATCGAACAGTCGCTGGCCCACAACCCCGACCTCAAGGCAGCGCAGGCGGCGCTGGCGGTGGCCAGGGAAAGCACGGAGGCCGGACGCGGCGCCTATTACCCCAGCGTCACGGCCGGCGTGTCGGCGAGCCGCGAGCAGGATCCGCCCGGTGCGCTGGCGCCGGTGCCCAGCAACAACGCCTTTTTGTACAACCTGTTCACGCCGCAGGTCAGCGTCTCGTATGTGCCCGACGTGTTCGGCCGGAACCGGCGCACGGTGGAGTCGCTCATGGCGCAGCAGCAGGCGGTGCGCTTCCAGATGATCGCCGCCCGCATCACGCTGAGCAGCAACGTGGTGGCCGCGGCGGTGCAGCAGGCCTCGTTGCGGGCGCAGATCGAAGCGACCCGCGAACTGGTCGGCATCAACACCAGCATGGTGGATATCCTCAAGTACCGGTTGGACAAGGGCTATGCCGGCCGACTCGATCTGGCGGCGCAGGAAGCGCAGCTGGCCCAGGTCAAGGCCGCGCTGCCGCCCTTGCTGACCCAGCTCGCGCAACAGGACCATCTGCTGGCGGTGCTGGCTGGCCGCTTTCCCGGCGAGGCGCTGACGGAGAACTTCGACCTTGCCAGCCTGCACTTGCCGCAGCAGCTGCCTGTGAGCCTGCCATCGGCGCTGGTGGCGCAGCGTCCCGACGTGCGCCAGGCCGAGGCGAACATGCATGCGGCCAGTGCGCAGGTCGGCGTGGCGATCGCCAACCGGTTGCCGAACATTTCATTGACCGCGAACGCGGGCAGCACCGCGCTGGCGATCCATCAACTGTTCAAGTCCGGCACGGGTTTCTGGAGCCTGGGCGCGGATCTGGCTGCGCCGATCTTCCAGGGCGGCAGCCTGCGGCATCAGGAGCGCGCCGCCAGGGCAACCTATGTCGAGGCAAGCGAACAATATCGCAGCACGGTGTTGACCGCGTTCCAGAACGTGGCCGACACCCTGGCCGCGCTGCAGCACGATGCGGAGGGACTGCAGGCCGCCGCCACCGCCGCGGATGCGGCGAAGCTCACCCTGGATCTGTCGCAGCGCCAGTACAAGGACGGCTATGCCGGCTACCTGTCGCTGCTCAGCGCGGAGCAGGGTTATCAGCAGGCGCGCATCGCCCTGGTGCAGGCGCAGGCAAGTCGTTACACCGACACCGCGGCGCTGTTCCATGCGCTGGGAGGTGGCTGGTGGCATGACGCGGACAACGAGCCGGCCGGTGCTGCGCCGGCGCCGCTCTCCGCTTCGGATCACGCCAGGACAAACCGGGACAGCGATGAAAAGTAG
- a CDS encoding TonB-dependent receptor, with product MTDLGAVVVTGVRASLARSTELKRDAGTVQDSISALELGKFPDDNVADSLSHITGVSISRTAGGEGQRVSVRGLGPEFTLTTFNGRILATDGAGRDFAFDVLPADVISGADVIKGAQASLTEGAIGGLVNLRSASPFDQKGQHGIVRLEGDRNLMSELNGSKLSATYSNTFANDTMGVLLGVVYAHRKDRTDIAGNDGGWTRNPDPNDPNWWGNAWGGNIDPNGNGVLDPNEYGLIAPGQFRVGSIMEDKKRSAFSGKFEWHPSDNVRIVLDGLKTRLDSPHVAYQQSYYPLFAPGRWSDITVQNGIVTGFTMNNPDPELRLNPELLNQTEYRVVDTDLYGLNGEWKVTPDLTLTGDLYRSTSKRHSGGQDTYAVLRMNLPNTARITLGPNAVPNVDVQFNDGRNLATGLANGQFTESDFNTHYMELSGDNIEDKITGGTVAGNLLVGRWGVDRLRFGATRTDRRKSRDLINNTLNGGADYYSGNNAINVADLGAGVISHSFHLPHFMDDVNSSFPRSFVAFDVPNYLARLQAYDGHLRPDGTPYNYALAGPKWNPLQSYRVREKTDAFYVQADMSGDRWDGDIGVRLVKTNTRAQAWDAKILNITKNGAFNYTATYAAPTPVVQNADYTFLLPSANFTWHFTDQLQLRLGAAKTMARPPVDQLAPTNTTASVSWGEFTQVYGGNAHLKPYSAAQGDMSLEWYFADHSIANVAVFYKRIKNQITTSWEPGQDIGVPGYLFNVMRPINGDYAKVKGLEAGLQHFWESGFGVNAQYTRNWSRSWVNGEERPLEGIAPATYSLGAMYEKGKWSLGANAVRTDGFVTAINVIGTGYNTQAAAITWLTAHVTYEINDMFSISLQGQNLLDDAQTYSINGNPLLSQGYNRYGRSFNLGASLRF from the coding sequence GTGACCGATTTGGGAGCGGTGGTGGTCACCGGCGTGCGCGCCAGCCTGGCGCGCTCGACCGAACTCAAGCGCGACGCCGGTACCGTGCAGGATTCGATCAGCGCGCTCGAGCTGGGCAAGTTCCCCGACGACAACGTGGCCGATTCGCTCAGCCACATCACCGGCGTGTCCATTTCGCGTACTGCCGGTGGCGAAGGACAGAGAGTCAGCGTACGTGGCCTGGGCCCGGAGTTCACGCTGACCACCTTCAACGGACGCATCCTGGCCACCGACGGCGCCGGCCGCGATTTTGCCTTCGATGTATTGCCGGCCGACGTGATCAGTGGCGCCGACGTGATCAAGGGCGCCCAGGCCTCACTGACCGAAGGGGCCATCGGCGGCCTGGTCAATCTGCGCTCGGCCAGTCCATTCGACCAGAAGGGCCAGCACGGCATCGTGCGCCTGGAAGGCGATCGCAACCTGATGTCCGAACTCAACGGAAGCAAGCTCTCGGCCACCTACAGCAACACCTTCGCCAACGACACCATGGGCGTGCTGCTGGGCGTGGTCTACGCCCATCGCAAGGATCGCACCGACATTGCCGGCAACGATGGCGGCTGGACCCGGAACCCGGATCCCAACGACCCCAACTGGTGGGGCAACGCCTGGGGCGGCAACATCGACCCCAACGGCAACGGCGTACTGGATCCGAACGAATATGGCCTGATCGCCCCGGGCCAGTTCCGGGTTGGCTCGATCATGGAGGACAAGAAGCGCAGCGCCTTCTCCGGCAAGTTCGAATGGCATCCGAGCGACAACGTGCGCATCGTGCTGGACGGCCTGAAAACCCGCCTCGACTCGCCGCACGTGGCCTACCAGCAATCCTACTATCCGCTGTTCGCACCGGGCCGCTGGTCCGACATCACCGTGCAGAACGGCATCGTCACCGGCTTCACCATGAACAACCCGGATCCGGAACTGCGCCTCAATCCGGAACTGCTGAACCAGACCGAATACCGCGTGGTCGACACCGACCTTTACGGTCTCAACGGCGAGTGGAAAGTCACCCCCGACCTGACCCTGACCGGCGACCTGTACCGCTCCACCTCGAAGCGCCACTCCGGTGGCCAGGACACCTACGCCGTCCTGCGCATGAACCTGCCCAACACCGCCCGCATCACCCTGGGCCCGAATGCGGTGCCCAATGTCGATGTCCAGTTCAACGACGGCCGCAACCTTGCCACGGGCCTGGCCAACGGCCAGTTCACCGAGTCGGACTTCAACACGCATTACATGGAGTTGAGCGGCGACAACATCGAGGACAAGATCACCGGTGGCACGGTGGCTGGCAACCTGCTGGTCGGCCGCTGGGGCGTGGACCGCCTGCGCTTTGGCGCGACCCGCACCGACCGCAGGAAGTCGCGCGACCTGATCAACAACACCCTCAACGGCGGCGCCGACTACTACTCCGGAAACAATGCCATCAACGTGGCCGACCTGGGCGCCGGAGTGATCTCGCACAGCTTCCACCTGCCGCACTTCATGGATGACGTGAACAGCAGCTTCCCGCGCAGCTTCGTGGCCTTCGACGTGCCCAACTACCTGGCCCGGCTGCAGGCCTACGACGGCCACCTGCGTCCGGACGGCACGCCGTACAACTATGCCCTGGCCGGCCCGAAATGGAACCCGCTGCAAAGCTACCGGGTTCGCGAGAAGACCGATGCCTTCTACGTGCAGGCGGACATGTCGGGCGACCGCTGGGACGGCGACATCGGCGTGCGACTGGTGAAGACGAACACCAGGGCCCAGGCCTGGGATGCCAAGATCCTGAACATCACCAAGAACGGCGCGTTCAACTACACGGCAACGTACGCTGCCCCGACCCCGGTCGTCCAGAACGCCGACTACACCTTCCTGCTGCCTTCGGCGAATTTCACCTGGCACTTCACCGACCAGTTGCAATTGCGCCTGGGTGCGGCCAAGACCATGGCCCGCCCGCCGGTCGACCAGCTCGCGCCGACCAACACCACCGCGAGCGTGTCGTGGGGCGAGTTCACCCAGGTCTACGGCGGCAATGCGCACCTGAAGCCCTATAGTGCGGCGCAGGGAGACATGTCGCTGGAGTGGTACTTCGCCGACCATTCCATCGCCAACGTGGCCGTGTTCTACAAGCGCATCAAGAACCAGATCACCACCAGCTGGGAGCCGGGCCAGGACATCGGCGTACCGGGTTACCTGTTCAACGTCATGCGTCCGATCAACGGCGATTACGCCAAGGTCAAAGGCCTCGAGGCCGGCCTGCAGCACTTCTGGGAAAGCGGTTTCGGCGTGAATGCCCAGTACACCCGCAACTGGTCGCGCAGCTGGGTGAATGGCGAGGAACGCCCGCTCGAGGGCATCGCCCCGGCGACCTATTCGCTGGGCGCGATGTACGAGAAGGGCAAATGGTCGCTGGGCGCCAACGCGGTCCGCACCGATGGCTTCGTCACGGCGATCAACGTAATCGGCACCGGCTACAACACCCAGGCCGCTGCGATCACCTGGTTGACCGCACACGTGACCTACGAAATCAACGACATGTTCAGCATCAGCCTCCAGGGACAGAACCTGCTGGACGATGCGCAGACCTACAGCATCAACGGCAACCCGCTGCTGTCGCAGGGCTATAACCGATATGGCCGGTCTTTCAATCTGGGAGCGAGCCTCCGGTTCTAG
- the agaR gene encoding transcriptional repressor AgaR produces the protein MTATRDTSQRRLQISELVRQHGSVQVTSLAHRFGVSAQTVRKDLRYLAERGVMARAYGGAIDSGVMNGASAEPNYEAKCTTHLDEKRRIGACAAALIKPGDTVVIDSGTTAIQLAEAVQDIDITVVTNDYGVLTALAPKNNITIVMLGGELRRRSMAFYGGLTVEALDALHVDKLFLGVDGFDLERGITTHYEPEALLNRKMVETARLVIAITDSSKFGKICLHRIIPVAALNMLITDTGAPEEIIQASQQLGFELKLA, from the coding sequence ATGACCGCCACCCGCGACACCAGTCAACGACGCCTCCAGATCAGCGAACTCGTCCGCCAGCATGGCAGCGTCCAGGTCACCAGCCTTGCTCACCGCTTCGGTGTGAGCGCGCAGACCGTGCGCAAAGATCTTCGTTATCTGGCCGAACGCGGAGTCATGGCGCGGGCCTATGGCGGGGCGATCGACAGTGGCGTGATGAACGGTGCCTCGGCCGAGCCCAACTACGAAGCGAAATGCACCACCCACCTGGATGAGAAACGTCGCATAGGCGCTTGCGCCGCGGCACTGATCAAGCCCGGAGACACGGTCGTCATCGACTCGGGTACCACGGCCATCCAATTGGCCGAAGCGGTTCAGGACATCGACATCACCGTGGTCACCAACGACTACGGCGTGCTGACTGCGCTTGCCCCCAAGAACAACATCACCATCGTCATGCTCGGCGGGGAGCTGCGACGCCGCAGCATGGCGTTCTATGGAGGGCTGACCGTCGAAGCGCTGGACGCGCTGCATGTAGACAAGCTGTTCCTTGGCGTGGATGGCTTCGACCTGGAGCGCGGCATCACCACCCATTACGAGCCCGAGGCGCTGCTCAACCGCAAGATGGTGGAGACCGCCCGCCTGGTCATTGCCATCACGGACAGCTCGAAGTTCGGCAAGATCTGTCTGCATCGCATCATCCCCGTTGCCGCGTTGAACATGCTGATCACGGACACCGGCGCGCCGGAGGAAATCATCCAGGCCAGCCAGCAACTCGGTTTCGAGCTGAAGCTGGCGTAA